DNA sequence from the Acidobacteriota bacterium genome:
GACGTTCTCGAGCGAGATGTTCGCCGACGCGGTCATCGAGTTCCTCAACGAGCAGGCCAGGGCGGAGGCGAGCGGTGAGTCGGAGGTGCCGTTCTTCGCCTACGTCCCCTTCACGGCGCCGCACGATCCGCGACAACCGCCGCCCGAGTACCGCGAGCGCTACTACCAGCGCAACCTGCCGCTGCCTGCCAACTACATGCCCCAGCACCCCTTCGACAACGGCGCGCTGATCCTCCGCGACGAGAACCTGGCGGCGTGGCCGCGAACCGAGGAGGTGATTCGCGATCAGGTCGCCGAGTACTACGGCCTGATCACCCACCTCGACGAACAGGTTGGCCGGATCCTCAACACCCTGGACGAGAACGGCCAGGCGGAGGACACGATCGTCGTCTACGCCGCCGACCACGGACTGTCGGTGGGCAGCCACGGCCTGCTGGGCAAGCAGAACCTGTACGAGCACTCGATGCGCTGCCCGCTGATCATCCGCGGCCCGGGCATCCCGCACGGGAGGACCGAGGCCTTCACGTACCTCTACGACCTCTTCCCGACCCTGCTGACCGCCGGTGGCGTCGAGAAGCCGCCTGGCATCGACGGCCGGAACCTGGCGCCCCTCTGGTCCGGCGGCGATCCCACTTGGCGGCAGAGCGTGTTCCTGCCCTACCGAGACGTCATGCGCGCGGTGCGCGATGACCGTTACAAGCTGATCGTGTACCCCAAGGTCAACCACCGCCAGCTCTTCGATCTCGCCGAGGACCCCAACGAACTCAAGAACCTAGTCGCCGATCCCGACCACGCGGAAACAGCATCCCGCCTCGAAGCCTTGCTGGAGGGCTGGAAGACCGCCATGGGTGACACTGTGCCCCTATCCGTTTCCGACCCGGCACCCCTACACCGCGACCTCACGGGCACCGAACGCGAGCCCGACCGTTGGCAGCCGGACTGGATCGTCGAGAAGTACTTCGACTAGCGGGCGTCTTCGGCCTGCGCGCGACCGCGGGCGCGGATGCCGGCGAGTCGTTCGCCGACTTCTTCGGGCCGGGGACCACGGTACATGCGGTTGACTTCGACCTCGTAGTCCATCGCATCGCCGAGGGTCAGGTCGAAGCCGCGGTCGATCATCCGCTTGTACTGGAACATGACGTCGCGCTGGCAGGTCAGCATGTCGGTCGCCAGCTCGCGGCAGGTGGGCAGCAGGTCCTCACGCGGCACGATGCGGTTGACAAGGCCCCACTCGCAGGCGCGCTCGGCGGAGAGGTAGTTGCCGGTCAGCGAGAGTTCCTTGGCCCGGCCGGGGCCGATGGCCCGCGACAGCCGCGCGGAGAGACCCCAGCCGGAGAGCAGGCCGACGCGGGCGTGGGTGTCGGCGAAGCGCGCCTCGGGAGTTGCGATCAGGAGGTCGCAGGAGAGAGCGATCTCGAAGCCGCCTGTGACGGCGATGCCGTTGATCGCGCCGATGACGGGTTGATGGAGCGAGCGGAGCAGCTTCGGCGGATCGGCGATCGCCCTGCGCTTGCGGTCCGGATCGCTCATCTCCTTCAGGTCGAGGCCGGCGCAGAAGGCCCGGCCGGCGCCGGTCAGGATGACCACGCCGACGTCGTCGTCCCCTCGCAGGTCCTCGATCGCTCCGGCGAGGTCGTTGCGTAGCTCTTCCGAGAGGGCGTTCAGCACCCCGGGACGGTTCAGCGTGAGGGTGGCGATGCCTTCGGACTTCTCTACCAGCAGAACCGGCTCCGACATGCTCG
Encoded proteins:
- a CDS encoding enoyl-CoA hydratase; translated protein: MSEPVLLVEKSEGIATLTLNRPGVLNALSEELRNDLAGAIEDLRGDDDVGVVILTGAGRAFCAGLDLKEMSDPDRKRRAIADPPKLLRSLHQPVIGAINGIAVTGGFEIALSCDLLIATPEARFADTHARVGLLSGWGLSARLSRAIGPGRAKELSLTGNYLSAERACEWGLVNRIVPREDLLPTCRELATDMLTCQRDVMFQYKRMIDRGFDLTLGDAMDYEVEVNRMYRGPRPEEVGERLAGIRARGRAQAEDAR
- a CDS encoding sulfatase-like hydrolase/transferase — its product is MTEGLPALERVIAAVAIVGLTLLSCVAPDTEGPAAGAEPQEAGPNILFLFADDQRADTIRAWGNELIDTPNLDRLAGEGWSFRRNYVFGSNSGAVCVPSRAMVLTGRSWMRSPNDMEGVPTLPRLLEAAGYRTFITGKWHNGEDALLRAFDRGTAIYLGGMADHTQTEVQDIENGGMVRRRVGETFSSEMFADAVIEFLNEQARAEASGESEVPFFAYVPFTAPHDPRQPPPEYRERYYQRNLPLPANYMPQHPFDNGALILRDENLAAWPRTEEVIRDQVAEYYGLITHLDEQVGRILNTLDENGQAEDTIVVYAADHGLSVGSHGLLGKQNLYEHSMRCPLIIRGPGIPHGRTEAFTYLYDLFPTLLTAGGVEKPPGIDGRNLAPLWSGGDPTWRQSVFLPYRDVMRAVRDDRYKLIVYPKVNHRQLFDLAEDPNELKNLVADPDHAETASRLEALLEGWKTAMGDTVPLSVSDPAPLHRDLTGTEREPDRWQPDWIVEKYFD